Sequence from the Primulina huaijiensis isolate GDHJ02 chromosome 16, ASM1229523v2, whole genome shotgun sequence genome:
aactattttttttttcagtttaattttctttatttggaTGCAACAGTTTGATATGTATTCATAATCAGATGGATTTTTTTGTACCTTTTTTCAGATTTTGCTGTTTGATGCGTTAAAAGGGAGAACATGTTTACACTATGCAGCTCACTATGGTCATTCAGATTGCCTGAAATCGATTCTTTCTGCCGCAAATTCTACCCCAGTTGCACATTCTTGGTGACCactaacttttattttgttCGATTTCCTTTGTGAATTTTACTATTATCATCAAAACTTGTTCTCAAGCATTGTTGTATGGGAGGTCAGGGGATTTTCAAGATTTGTGAATATAAGAGATAAAAGTGGCGCAACCCCACTTCATTTGGCTTCCCGTCAGAAACAATCCGATTGTGTTCACATTCTATTAAGTAGAGGGGCTCTCGTGTGTGCTTCTACTGGTGGatataggtaatatttcatTTGCATTTTTCACAAGGATTTCAGTTGCATTTGTTCGTTATATTGACAGAAGCTATTTGCAGCTATTCAGGTAATACACCTCTTCATCTTGCTGCACGAGGAGGCTCATTGGATTGTGTCCGAGAATTGCTTTCTTGGGGTGCAGACCGCCTGCAAAGAGATTCATCCGGGTACATCCATGTTACCTTTTATTACAGAAGAATGGATTTCTATAAAAGTCCCCCCTTGTGCCCTTTAACTTGAGTTTACATACATGAATCCTTCACTTGCAATTCGTGATGTTAAAGTAAATCGTAGAAACTAAGGTAGTtatcattttaatatttaaccTTTGAAAGGCTAGGTCGAAAAGATTACTTGCACGTTGTAGCCCTAAAAAACATTGTTTTGATGTCTTGATACTTTTGGTGAAATGTATGGTCATATTTCCTATAATGTCCAAGGTAAGCTTATTGTTTTGTTTGCTGATGTATGTGCAGGAGAATACCTTACTTGATTGCTTTGAAGAACAAACACGACGCGTGTGCCGCCTTGTTAAATCCTTTGGCTCCAGAGCTGTTAACTTGGCCATTCCCGTTGAAGTTTATCGGCGAGCTCAATCCTGAGGCCAAATCTTTACTGGAAAATGCGTTAGTTGAAGCTAATAAAAACAGAGAAAAGGCCATCCTTCATGCTGCATCCTATTCAGTTTCTCCTCTCGCAGTTTCTGATGGCATTGATGAATCAGAGGTACAAACCCTGGAAATATCTTTAAAGTATAAAGTTGAAACCATATTTCGCTTATGGCATGAGTTGCCTGCCTTTCCAATATCCATGAATCCTGATTCTTTTTATTACTGTTGTGTCCCAAATGGAGACAATAAAAACTTCCATTGTTCGTGATTAGGTCTACCATCGTTTGTTTAGATGTGAAGGGTGGCAGTAACGCTAGTTATGAGATGAATTTTTTGATCTTATTCGATGTTACCCTATTTGGAATTGTGGATGATAGCTAAAAGTGcctatataaaattaataaaaaattaaagaaaagcaGAAGCTGAAGAGCTGTGAATTTTTCTTACAGGCCAGCAATACTGAGATATGTTGTATCTGCTTCGAGCTAGCATGCGCAGTCGAGGTTGAAAACTGTGGTCATCAGATGTGTGCTCACTGTATTTTGGCCCTATGCTGTCACAGTAAACCCAATGCTTCATCAAATTCTGTCAAGATTCCTGT
This genomic interval carries:
- the LOC140961659 gene encoding putative E3 ubiquitin-protein ligase XBAT31, producing MGQGMSCTESHENGLFSAVQNGELQAIEAMADANPSLLTLKTAHRKLSAMHVAAANGQIEVLSMLLDRTENPDIFNRHKQTPLMLAAMFGKISCVERLIQAGANILLFDALKGRTCLHYAAHYGHSDCLKSILSAANSTPVAHSWGFSRFVNIRDKSGATPLHLASRQKQSDCVHILLSRGALVCASTGGYSYSGNTPLHLAARGGSLDCVRELLSWGADRLQRDSSGRIPYLIALKNKHDACAALLNPLAPELLTWPFPLKFIGELNPEAKSLLENALVEANKNREKAILHAASYSVSPLAVSDGIDESEASNTEICCICFELACAVEVENCGHQMCAHCILALCCHSKPNASSNSVKIPVCPFCRSSITRLVVAKNKSDNETEPHCSPRKLGRTRETFNLGEGSRSLNNLSPFSSFGRLGRSSGKVSAERDEDLDKP